A window from Dysidea avara chromosome 2, odDysAvar1.4, whole genome shotgun sequence encodes these proteins:
- the LOC136246834 gene encoding protein NLRC5-like produces the protein MSRLTSLAEIRQSGEVLNSTPQLKDLYTFITPNYAAHWKVIGTLLGIPKGRLDGIESSFPTNLFWCCNRMLEMWLETNTSVTWNDVIKTIESPAIIDPLAISENVAVKIMLQISDHVKANYINTRYITQEGIWCNLYPKHFVNVLLIHYMKQSREKEIVDIAALMREGLVGNTYKSFHFGKIHCDNVLQTYALSDIFKPFTKSDGTSIAPQVIIIDGAPGMGKTTLSKEIAYRWAKSQLLNDTKLVFFVYLRDPNLQKVLNLENFIHYFYNFDAAATEFSKKCADILINRSNDDITIILDGYDEYFDASGNSFLTHIMNRRVFPQCKLIITSRPIATNKLHYLGDIRVEVMGFIDDNKRVYVKQELHNHPDKMEKLLFFLDNNTTINSICYIPMIMTILVCIFKETEELPSDLTELYEKFITLVIFRYVEKLTDFHTPKVLSLTGLPELLKKYILELSKFAFETLRSDKIVFTAEDIRNSCPSVPSMNSDLQGLGLLKSTHYFSMKKIDNCVSYNFLHLMFQEFLAAYYINSLDPCKQFKLLKSTLLTEKYTNTWIMFVGLNKHKMFHAFNYYIYGEASCSTLRHYLAPIICDLNPLQAFFKLINYCADNTMNNNQLLCCRTGEIESSFGRKIMPIGIDKLILLNISVTDWNKLYLSVHYSSKCSDQILETFVIDKNISEALYGKVASHLRLRSDYSVMIVNAFTLLGYRANAKQICDGFKLNESAAHLVLRDCNIDYETAKIISSGVKNTNIRLVAIERCALDSNGTKLILEALSSVNSLRAIFFYDMCVDDTIASALSSVIIKNAELNNVSLHKCDLQNKTTIIFQALQSISKLKTLDLSMSCISYSALDDFVAIVRANHSLQRLRLPDNNLQHHGTVVISAIAKITTLTLLDLTNNCIPEDAAFTFANAINSNCFLEVLKLSNNKLKTRGVVTIARSLSKLSTLRVLHIGNNKITYKAADAISSVILNNVQLEELYLNDNLLKSGVKQIANALKKISNLRRLNLNNNHIPECVAEDLAGAMLSNISLQVAAMMGNAFKTNGIITLSKSLSRISTLKLLNFHNNEITEKAADAIALVVSNNFGLEELYLGSNKLSKGAVKIVEGLRNISTLKVLDLNENDASVVVATKLASAIASNRSLNDLRLSGNRLTTSGMVTIAKELSKISTLKMLNIRHNLITEDAADAIRSLLESNNSIEKLYVGHNKLNMGVLKIVKALKCTSSLKVLDFNCNNASSKIADELAEVINSNRLQKLWLANSSLRLYGRKIVHSLSMSTELTGLNLSGNYMPEEIADDLAEYINNNNCLQDLRLSGNRLTTTGIITIAKSLRKLSTLKVLNISSNLITEEAADAIVSVILSNNELEELYFGDNELQAGTCKIVAALKNTTLKILDIDNINLSGGKVANGRCVQPCGKTISQTLSILNTITSLYLGDCYVTERMAKDLAAVIDSNSLKCLQLKNNQLQSRGVMTICQSLQQLSTLTHFNIRNNRITEEVAECIASVILSNNRMQKLYLGDNILHNKTVVIIRALQSVSSLVVLYLSNMKMTEAVASDLVLAINNNLLLEKLYLAGNFLSNSLVTVLKACKKSNKYLTLLDLQCNCVDPSAMVDLASVTGDIDTLEALFLGGLSLSTEEQFKSNYLMNLKQVCSQFNVKSHQEHRIIEILNMEARRSSTIHNVKLNYDINYLPLTHTDYLCTDIFLNKENFSMSSLKSTFKLSKMDTATIIKSLPNISSLKVLDMEHSNIDGIAASELEDKLYSNTVLQQLWLRGNRLNNDGYVFILDSLEHISTLTILDLSFNNIGYQSADNVAAVIYINPALEQLWLDGNGLLDTGVMQICRALKHVTKLRILSLCSNGISDDSAEELSAAISSNDLLEDLLLGNNNLQTVGIYKIVHSLNNLVRLRKLDLFHNGVTKEAADELAVTISNCYTLQELYLSDNMLGTIGAVKILESLKQKSKLQVLTLSNNNITDEVIGELSFVLSRNPRLQVLLMGGNKLQTDGVITIAGVVKYENKIMHLLALCENEVSDQGREQVKMMFSDDPDIHVYV, from the exons ATGAGTCGATTAACGAGTTTAGCTGAAATCAGGCAATCTGGTGAAG TTCTCAACAGTACACCTCAGTTAAAGGACTTGTACACATTTATAACACCTAATTATGCTGCTCACTGGAAAGTCATTGGAACTTTACTTGGCATACCAAAAGGACGTCTTGATGGAATAGAGTCAAGTTTCCCTACTAATTTGTTCTGGTGTTGTAACAGAATGTTAGAAATGTGGTTGGAAACcaataccagtgttacatggAATGATGTCATCAAAACAATTGAGTCTCCTGCAATTATTGATCCACTCGCCATATCAGAAAATGTTGctg TAAAAATCATGCTGCAAATTTCTGACCATGTTAAAGCGAACTACATCAACACCAGATACATTACACAAGAAGGAATTTGGTGCAATTTGTATCCTAAACATTTTGTGAATGTATTGTTGATACATTACATGAAACAATCCAGAGAAAAAGAAATCGTTGACATAGCAGCCTTAATGAGAGAAGGTCTTGTAGGTAATACGTACAAATCATTTCATTTTGGTAAAATACATTGTGATAATGTTTTACAGACATACGCTCTTTCAGATATATTTAAACCATTTACAAAAAGTGATGGTACTAGCATAGCAccacaagtaataataattgatgGTGCTCCAGGAATGGGAAAAACAACACTTAGTAAAGAAATAGCTTACCGATGGGCAAAATCTCAGTTGCTCAATGATACTAAATTGGTATTCTTTGTGTACTTGAGAGATCCTAATTTGCAAAAGGTCCTTAATTTAGAAAATTTTATTCATTACTTTTATAATTTTGATGCTGCTGCTACAGAATTCTCAAAAAAGTGTGCAGATATTCTCATCAACAGAAGTAATGATGACATAACAATTATATTGGATGGATATGATGAGTATTTTGATGCTTCAGGAAATTCCTTTTTAACTCATATAATGAATCGTAGAGTTTTTCCTCAATGTAAATTGATAATCACATCTCGACCTATTGCAACAAATAAACTACACTATCTTGGGGATATTAGGGTAGAAGTGATGGGGTTTATTGATGATAACAAGAGAGTATATGTCAAACAAGAATTACACAACCACCCTGATAAAATGGAGAAACTGCTTTTCTTTCTTGATAATAACACAACGATCAACAGTATTTGCTATATTCCTATGATAATGACCATTCTGGTGTGTATTTTTAAAGAAACTGAAGAATTACCATCTGATCTAACTGAACTGTATGAAAAGTTTATTACTCTTGTAATATTTCGTTACGTAGAAAAGCTCACAGATTTTCATACACCTAAAGTACTATCTTTGACTGGCTTGCCAGAACTACTAAAGAAATACATTTTGGAATTGTCAAAATTTGCCTTTGAGACATTAAGAAGTGATAAAATTGTGTTTACAGCAGAAGATATCAGAAATTCTTGTCCTAGTGTGCCATCGATGAACAGTGATTTGCAAGGTCTAGGTTTACTGAAATCTACACATTATTTTAGTATGAAGAAAATTGATAATTGTGTTTCATACAATTTTCTTCATTTGATGTTTCAAGAGTTTTTAGCAGCATACTATATCAATTCTTTAGATCCTTGTAAGCAATTCAAGTTACTAAAAAGCACTTTACTTACTGAAAAATATACAAATACCTGGATTATGTTTGTTGGTCTAAATAAACACAAAATGTTTCATGCTTTTAATTATTACATTTATGGAGAAGCATCCTGTAGCACTCTAAGACATTATTTGGCTCCAATTATTTGTGACCTTAATCCACTGCAAGCCTTCTTCAAGTTAATAAACTATTGTGCTGATAATACCATGAACAATAATCAATTGCTCTGTTGTAGAACAGGCGAAATTGAGTCTAGTTTTGGGAGAAAGATTATGCCGATTGGTATAGACAAATTAATTCTATTAAACATATCTGTTACTGACTGGAATAAATTGTATTTATCGGTACATTATTCATCTAAATGCAGTGACCAGATACTGGAGACATTCGTGATCGACAAAAATATCTCTGAAGCTCTGTATGGAAAAGTAGCATCACATTTACGACTAAGGTCAGATTATTCGGTGATGATTGTAAATGCATTTACATTACTTGGATATAGGGCAAATGCAAAGCAGATATGTGATGGCTTCAAACTAAATGAGAGTGCAGCCCATTTAGTATTAAGGGACTGCAATATAGATTATGAAACTGCAAAAATAATTTCATCTGGTGTTAAAAATACTAATATAAGGCTAGTAGCAATTGAACGTTGTGCACTTGATAGCAACGGAACTAAATTGATACTTGAAGCTTTGAGCTCTGTTAATAGTCTGCGTGCAATTTTCTTTTATGACATGTGTGTTGATGACACCATAGCTTCTGCGCTGTCTTCTGTAATCATAAAAAATGCTGAACTGAACAATGTAAGTCTGCATAAATGTGATCTTCAAAATAAAACAACCATAATATTTCAAGCTCTTCAAAGTATTTCTAAGCTGAAAACATTAGATCTTTCTATGAGTTGTATTTCGTACAGTGCGCTAGATGACTTTGTCGCAATTGTTCGTGCAAACCATAGTTTACAAAGGCTCAGATTGCCTGACAACAATTTACAACATCATGGAACCGTTGTTATATCAGCCATAGCAAAGATTACTACTCTAACACTGTTAGATTTAACTAATAATTGCATACCAGAAGATGCAGCTTTTACATTTGCAAATGCTATTAATAGTAATTGTTTTTTGGAAGTCCTAAAATTATCCAACAATAAACTAAAGACAAGAGGAGTTGTGACAATTGCACGGTCACTGAGTAAGCTGTCAACGTTGAGAGTACTCCATATTGGtaataataaaattacttaCAAAGCTGCTGATGCAATATCATCTGTAATACTTAACAATGTCCAGTTGGAAGAACTATATCTTAATGATAACCTTCTTAAATCAGGGGTGAAACAAATAGCTAATGCATTAAAGAAAATTTCAAATCTTAGGAGACTAAATCTTAATAACAACCACATACCAGAATGTGTTGCTGAAGACTTAGCAGGTGCTATGTTGAGTAACATCTCTTTACAAGTTGCTGCAATGATGGGTAATGCTTTTAAAACAAATGGAATTATTACTCTTTCAAAATCACTTTCAAGAATTAGCACATTAAAATTACTAAACTTTCACAACAATGAAATCACCGAAAAAGCTGCTGATGCTATAGCACTTGTAGTATCGAATAATTTTGGGTTAGAAGAACTGTACCTTGGTAGTAACAAACTTAGTAAAGGGGCTGTGAAGATAGTGGAAGGTTTGAGAAACATATCAACTCTCAAAGTATTGGATCTAAATGAGAATGATGCATCAGTGGTTGTGGCTACTAAATTAGCATCTGCTATTGCAAGTAATCGCTCCCTAAATGACTTAAGATTAAGTGGCAACAGACTAACAACAAGTGGTATGGTAACTATAGCAAAAGAATTAAGTAAGATTTCAACTTTAAAAATGCTTAATATCAGACATAACTTAATCACTGAAGATGCAGCAGATGCTATAAGATCACTATTAGAAAGCAACAATTCAATAGAAAAATTGTATGTTGGTCACAATAAGCTTAACATGGGAGTACTAAAGATAGTGAAAGCTTTAAAATGCACTTCATCTCTCAAAGTGTTAGATTTCAACTGTAACAATGCATCGAGTAAAATAGCTGATGAGCTAGCGGAAGTCATAAACAGCAACAGATTACAAAAACTGTGGTTAGCTAACAGTAGCTTGAGATTATATGGCAGAAAAATTGTGCATTCACTGTCAATGAGTACAGAGCTTACTGGTTTGAATTTATCTGGTAATTACATGCCAGAAGAAATAGCTGATGACTTGGCAGAGTACATTAACAATAACAATTGCCTACAGGATTTAAGGTTAAGTGGCAACAGACTAACAACAACTGGCATTATTACAATTGCAAAATCATTAAGAAAACTGTCAACACTAAAAGTACTGAATATCAGCAGTAACCTAATaactgaagaagcagcagatgcAATAGTGTCTGTAATATTGAGTAACAATGAGCTGGAAGAATTGTATTTTGGTGATAATGAACTTCAAGCAGGAACATGTAAAATAGTGGCAGCTCTTAAGAATACAACTTTGAAGATTTTGGATATTGATAACATTAATTTGTCTGGTGGAAAAGTGGCAAATGGTAGGTGTGTGCAACCATGTGGAAAAACCATCTCACAGACTTTAAGTATACTTAATACAATTACATCTCTATATCTGGGTGATTGTTACGTGACTGAAAGAATGGCTAAAGATTTGGCAGCTGTTATTGACAGTAATTCACTGAAGTGCCTACAATTAAAAAATAACCAGTTACAATCAAGGGGAGTAATGACTATTTGTCAATCACTACAACAACTGTCAACATTAACACACTTCAATATCAGAAATAACAGGATTACTGAAGAAGTTGCAGAATGTATAGCATCAGTGATACTATCTAATAATAGAATGCAAAAGCTGTACCTTGGTGATAACATACTTCACAACAAAACAGTTGTAATTATTAGAGCTCTTCAAAGTGTTTCATCACTTGTTGTTTTATACCTCAGTAACATGAAAATGACTGAAGCAGTAGCAAGTGATTTGGTACTAGCCATTAATAACAATCTCCTACTTGAAAAACTATACTTGGCTGGTAATTTTCTATCAAACAGTTTAGTTACAGTGTTGAAAGCTTGCAAGAAAAGCAATAAATATTTAACACTATTGGATCTACAATGTAATTGTGTTGATCCCTCTGCAATGGTGGATTTGGCATCAGTTACTGGAGACATTGACACTCTTGAAGCACTATTTTTAGGTGGACTGAGTCTAAGTACTGAAGAGCAATTCAAAAGTaattatttaatgaatttaAAACAGGTATGTTCACAATTCAATGTTAAATCACATCAGGAGCACAGGATTATAGAGATCTTAAACATGGAAGCACGAAGATCAAGTACTATTCACAATGTCAAACTTAATTATGATATAAACTATCTACCACTTACACATACTGATTATTTGTGTACTGATATTTTCCTGAATAAAGAAAACTTTTCCATGAGCTCATTAAAGTCAACATTTAAACTATCGAAAATGGATACAGCTACAATTATCAAATCACTTCCCAACATTTCATCATTAAAAGTTCTTGATATGGAGCACAGTAATATTGATGGAATTGCTGCTTCTGAATTAGAAGATAAGTTATACTCTAATACTGTACTTCAACAATTATGGCTTAGGGGTAATCGATTAAACAATGATGGGTATGTGTTTATTCTAGACTCACTGGAACACATTTCAACATTAACAATACTTGACTTGAGTTTTAACAATATTGGTTATCAGTCAGCTGATAATGTAGCAGCTGTGATATATATTAACCCAGCACTAGAACAATTGTGGCTGGAtgggaatggactactggataCTGGAGTCATGCAAATCTGTCGAGCACTAAAACATGTTACCAAGTTGAGAATACTAAGTCTGTGTAGTAACGGAATCAGTGATGATTCAGCTGAAGAATTATCTGCTGCAATTTCTAGTAATGATCTTCTGGAAGATTTGCTACTTGGTAATAACAACTTACAAACTGTAGGAATATATAAAATTGTCCATTCTCTTAATAATCTGGTCAGATTAAGAAAGCTTGATTTGTTTCACAATGGAGTTACTAAAGAAGCTGCAGATGAATTAGCAGTTACCATATCTAACTGTTACACCCTTCAAGAACTATATCTAAGTGACAACATGTTGGGAACTATAGGAGCAGTGAAGATACTTGAATCATTAAAACAGAAATCCAAACTACAGGTGTTAACACttagtaataataacattactgATGAAGTAATTGGTGAATTAAGTTTTGTATTATCCAGAAATCCTAGATTACAAGTTTTGTTGATGGGTGGGAACAAGTTACAAACAGATGGAGTTATAACAATTGCAGGAGTTGTTAAATATGAGAACAAAATTATGCACTTGTTAGCTCTGTGTGAAAATGAAGTTAGTGATCAGGGAAGAGAACAGGTGAAAATGATGTTCTCTGACGATCCTGATATTCATGTTTATGTGTAA